Proteins co-encoded in one Setaria viridis chromosome 9, Setaria_viridis_v4.0, whole genome shotgun sequence genomic window:
- the LOC117837561 gene encoding uncharacterized protein isoform X2, whose product MGHHEEMVKGMQLVMELEQDLKVANVICMNGRRHITSSKNELSRDLVVNVKSKKKQALLDVLPILTELRHALDMQMELETFVEKDNYFQAFQLLPEYLQILENYSGLSAVQEMGRGIEAWLARTIQKLDTHLLGICQIFNEESYITVVDAYALMGDVSGMAEKMQSFFLQEVLSRTHYVLKEMLEEEVGNNTQKNRFTYSDLCVQVPEPKLRPCLLKTLESLFSLMCSYYAIMSFSPGDKNIESKGPHLADKNETSQNNDEALVDSGGGQSIAAVIQDGSAAERSDRASSSEVSNPDASTSGTDSPFYQLRTDATKLVAQTFQRGRRNLWQLATSRLSVLLSSSAVCSTSIYQFLKNYEDLAIFILAGEAFCGFEASEFRQKLKTVCLNYVVSFHRQNVYALKMVLEKESWTIMSAEASQIISLAGLTGDGAALCSPTSRSSKLPINSYHANSTTANPGKQKLGFASWLKIENPFSFRLENGSAESPKSNMIFDSSVSNNHGNGNNSSLDEENEDLLADFIDEDSQLPSRIPKAKIVKGNYSHWKDGDISSQTGSSLSLLRMMDKYARLMQKLEIVNVELFKGISQLFGIFYHYVYETFGHQDRSQSGRHLPDHQSSRLKAALSKITQDSDQWTKPHNVSYSPSSPLSMSSTFGQMDVMPTAPPSSMFTSYGLKERCAAAETVSLVARVLNRSKAHLHSVLSKNNTNAVEEFYRTLVDSVPDLTEHIHRMSARMLLHIDGYPDKIANAKWEVKELGIEHNGYVDLLLGEFKHYKTRLDHGGISKELQHLLMEYGIESIAEVLVEGLSRVKRCTDEGRALMSLDLQVLINGLQHIVSANVRPKLQTVDTFIKAYYLPETEYVHWARSHPEYSKSQVVGLVNLVATMKGWKRKTRLETVEKIEAAS is encoded by the exons ATGGGCCACCATGAAGAAATGG TGAAGGGGATGCAGTTAGTGATGGAACTAGAACAAGACTTAAAGGTTGCAAATGTAATATGCATG AATGGACGAAGGCATATAACCTCTTCGAAGAATGAGTTGTCGAGGGATCTGGTTGTCAATGTAAAATCAAAGAAGAAACAAGCTTTGCTG GATGTTCTTCCTATTCTTACAGAGCTTCGTCATGCACTAGACATGCAGATGGAACTTGAAACTTTTGTTGAGAAAGACAATTACTTTCAG GCGTTCCAATTATTGCCAGAATATTTGCAAATTTTGGAGAATTATTCAGGCCTTTCTGCTGTACAAGAAATGGGACGTGGGATCGAG GCATGGTTAGCTCGGACAATCCAAAAGTTGGACACCCATTTACTTGGTATTTGTCAGATTTTCAATGAAGAAAGCTATATAACT GTTGTTGATGCATATGCACTGATGGGTGATGTTAGTGGCATGGCTGAAAAGATGCAGAGTTTCTTCTTGCAGGAAGTACTCTCTCGGACACATTATGTCCTGAAAGAAATGTTGGAAGAG GAGGTTGGAAATAATACGCAGAAAAATAG GTTTACATATAGTGATCTTTGTGTTCAAGTTCCTGAGCCCAAACTTCGCCCCTGCTTGTTGAAAACCCTTGAGAGCTTATTTTCATTGATGTGCTCATATTATGCTATTATGAGCTTTTCCCCAGGAGATAAG AATATTGAGTCCAAGGGCCCGCATCTAGCAGACAAGAATGAGACATCTCAGAATAACGATGAAGCTTTAGTTGATTCAGGAGGGGGTCAGTCAATTGCAGCAGTCATTCAGGATGGTTCTGCAGCTGAAAGAAGTGACAGAGCATCATCATCCGAGGTCAGCAATCCTGATGCTAGTACATCAGGAACGGATTCTCCATTCTATCAGCTGAGGACAGATGCTACAAAACTTGTTGCGCAAACATTTCAAAGAGGACGAAGAAATCTTTGGCAGCTGGCAACAAGTCGCTTATCTGTTTTATTATCTAGTTCAGCTGTTTGTTCAACTAGCATATACCAATTCCTGAAGAACTATGAAGATCTTGCAATTTTCATTTTGGCGGGTGAAGCATTTTGTGGGTTTGAAGCTAGTGAGTTCCGCCAGAAGTTGAAGACTGTCTGTTTGAACTACGTAGTGTCCTTTCACCGGCAAAATGTATAT GCACTTAAGATGGTACTGGAAAAGGAATCTTGGACAATAATGTCTGCTGAAGCGTCGCAGATAATTAGTTTAGCTGGCCTAACTGGTGACGGTGCTGCACTGTGCTCTCCTACCAGTAGAAGTTCCAAGTTGCCAATAAATTCTTACCATGCGAATTCAACTACAGCCAATCCGGGAAAGCAAAAGCTCGGATTCGCTTCTTGGCTTAAGATCGAAAATCCATTTTCTTTTAGGCTAGAAAATGGCTCTGCCGAATCCCCAAAGTCCAATATGATTTTCGACTCATCAGTTAGCAATAATCATGGCAATGGGAATAATTCATCTCTCGATGAAGAGAATGAAGACCTTCTAGCGGATTTCATCGATGAAGATAGTCAGTTGCCTAGTAGGATACCAAAAGCAAAAATTGTAAAAGGCAATTATTCACATTGGAAAGATGGAGATATTTCATCGCAGACAGGCTCGTCACTTTCTCTGTTAAG GATGATGGACAAATACGCCAGGCTAATGCAAAAGCTGGAAATTGTCAATGTTGAGCTTTTTAAG GGTATCTCCCAACTGTTTGGCATCTTTTATCACTATGTATATGAGACATTTGGGCACCAAGACAGGAGTCAAAGCGGCAGGCATTTACCAGATCATCAATCAT CTCGGCTTAAAGCTGCTTTATCAAAAATAACACAAGACTCTGATCAGTGGACAAAACCACATAATGTTTCATATTCACCTTCATCCCCTTTGTCAATGAGTTCAACTTTTGGTCAAATGGATGTGATGCCTACTGCGCCTCCCAGTTCAATGTTCACTTCCTATGGGTTAAAG GAGAGATGTGCAGCTGCTGAAACAGTATCGTTGGTTGCTCGAGTTTTGAACAGATCTAAAGCCCATCTGCACTCAGTGTTGTCTAAAAATAACACTAATGCTGTTGAAGAGTTCTATAGAACACTG GTGGATTCTGTTCCAGATTTGACTGAGCACATTCACAGAATGAGTGCACGGATGCTTTTGCATATTGATGG GTATCCAGATAAGATTGCAAATGCTAAATGGGAGGTGAAGGAGCTTGGAATAGAGCACAATGG ATATGTTGATTTGTTATTGGGTGAGTTCAAACACTACAAAACAAGATTAGACCATGGAGGAATTTCTAAGGAG CTCCAACATCTGTTGATGGAGTACGGTATAGAGAGCATAGCAGAAGTCTTGGTGGAAGGTCTCTCTAGAGTGAAACGGTGCACTGATGAAGGGCGTGCATTGATGTCGCTTGACCTGCAG GTACTAATTAATGGGTTGCAGCACATTGTATCAGCAAATGTAAGGCCGAAGCTGCAAACTGTGGACACTTTCATAAAG GCCTACTATTTGCCGGAGACCGAGTACGTTCACTGGGCACGGTCTCATCCA GAATATAGCAAAAGTCAGGTCGTCGGGTTGGTTAACCTTGTGGCCACCATGAAAGGATGGAAACGGAAGACGAGACTAGAAACAGTTGAGAAGATTGAGGCGGCTTCGTAG
- the LOC117836012 gene encoding carotene epsilon-monooxygenase, chloroplastic isoform X2, whose translation MPATAFAPASASPPPWSPRPPPRQARARVRLPPPRSGSGSDGGGGDEPTTATPWVSPDWLTSLSRAVGRAGADDSGIPVASAKLDDVQDLLGGALFLPLFKWFREEGPVYRLAAGPRDFVIVSDPAVAKHVLRGYGSRYEKGLVAEVSEFLFGSGFATAEGALWTVRRRAVVPSLHKRFLSIMVEKVFCKCTERLIQKLEPYALSGEPVNMEARFSQLTLDVIGLSLFNYNFDSLTTDSPVIDAVYTALKEAELRSTDLLPYWKIDFLCKIIPRQIKAENAVKTIRNTVEELIMKCKEIVEAENEQIEGEEYVNEGDPSILRFLLASRDEVSSVQLRDDLLSMLVAGHETTGSVLTWTIYLLSKDLTALRRAQDEVDRVLQGRLPRYEDVKELKYLMRCINESMRLYPHPPVLLRRAIVDDVLPGNYKVKAGQDIMISVYNIHRSPEVWDRADEFIPERFDLEGPVPNESNTDFRFIPFSGGPRKCVGDQFALLEAIVALAIVLQKMDIQLVPDQKINMTTGATIHTTNGLYMNVSLRKVQQEAELALRM comes from the exons ATGCCCGCCACCGCCTTCGCCCCCGCCtccgcgtcgccgcctccgtggTCTCCGCGTCCGCCTCCTCGCCAggcccgcgcccgcgtccgtctgccgccgccgaggagcgggagcggcagcgatgggggcgggggcgacgAGCCCACGACGGCTACCCCGTGGGTGAGCCCGGACTGGCTCACGTCGCTCTCGCGCGCGgttggccgcgccggcgccgacgactcGGGGATCCCCGTCGCGTCCGCTAAGCTCGACGACGTGCAGgacctcctcggcggcgcgctCTTCCTGCCGCTCTTCAAATGGTTCCGCGAGGAAGGGCCCGTGTACCGCCTCGCCGCGGGGCCGCGAGACTTCGTCATCGTCAGCGACCCCGCCGTCGCCAAGCACGTGCTTCGCGGGTACGGGTCGCGCTACGAGAAGGGGCTCGTCGCCGAGGTCTCCGAATTCCTCTTTGGGTCCGGGTTCGCCACCGCGGAGGGCGCGCTATGGACC GTGAGACGCAGAGCTGTTGTGCCATCCCTGCACAAAAGATTTTTGTCCATCATGGTGGAAAAGGTATTTTGCAAATGTACCGAGAGATTAATACAGAAACTTGAGCCATATGCTTTGAGTGGGGAACCTGTCAATATGGAAGCGAGGTTTTCTCAGTTGACATTGGATGTGATTGGTTTGTCATTGTTCAACTACAATTTTGATTCCCTCACAACAGATAGTCCTGTCATCGATGCTGTTTATACTGCGCTCAAAGAAGCAGAGCTTCGTTCTACAGATCTTTTGCCATACTGGAAG ATTGATTTTCTGTGCAAAATAATTCCAAGACAGATAAAAGCAGAGAATGCAGTTAAGACCATAAGGAACACTGTTGAAGAGCTGATTATGAAATGTAAAGAAATAGTCGAGGCTGAAAATGAACAGATTGAGGGCGAGGAATATGTAAACGAGGGGGACCCTAGCATTCTACGCTTCCTACTTGCTAGCCGAGATGAG GTAAGCAGTGTGCAGTTACGTGACGATCTCTTATCGATGTTAGTTGCTGGTCATGAAACAACAGGCTCCGTACTGACATGGACAATCTATCTTCTAAGTAAG GATCTGACTGCACTAAGGAGAGCTCAAGATGAGGTTGATCGTGTTCTACAGGGTAGACTCCCCAGATATGAGGATGTAAAGGAGCTGAAGTACTTGATGCGCTGTATAAATGAGTCTATGCGGCTATATCCACACCCTCCT GTGCTGTTGCGGCGTGCAATAGTTGATGATGTGCTTCCTGGAAACTACAAGGTTAAGGCTGGTCAAGATATTATGATTTCTGTGTACAATATACACAGGTCCCCTGAG GTATGGGATAGAGCAGATGAGTTCATTCCAGAGAGATTTGATTTAGAGGGACCTGTTCCAAATGAGTCAAACACTGATTTCAG GTTTATCCCATTCAGTGGAGGTCCTCGGAAATGTGTTGGAGATCAATTTGCTCTCCTAGAAGCAATAGTGGCACTTGCTATTGTGTTGCAGAAGATGGATATTCAGCTTGTGCCAGATCAAAAGATTAACATGACCACTGGAGCTACAATCCATACAACAAAT GGACTGTATATGAATGTAAGCCTGCGTAAAGTTCAGCAAGAAGCTGAGTTAGCACTGAG
- the LOC117837562 gene encoding cyclin-dependent protein kinase inhibitor SMR1, with the protein MSASPEFYKPAPPAFSPCSSPLLLHGAGAGVAPEESAAAAAATVWQEEDYRCRTPTSGESQVKPPGTCPPAPRKPRAPAAPAPCRKRLFEVEVFSLRLEELERLFWRPHPTPPPAQKKRRRVACPEPKKKR; encoded by the coding sequence ATGTCTGCGTCGCCGGAGTTCTAcaagcccgcgccgccggcgttcTCGCCGTGCAGCTCGCCGCTTCTCCTGCACGGCGCAGGGGCGGGAGTGGCGCCGGaggagagcgccgccgccgccgcggcgaccgtGTGGCAGGAGGAGGACTACCGGTGCCGGACGCCGACGAGCGGGGAGAGCCAGGTGAAGCCGCCCGGGAcgtgcccgccggcgccgcggaaaCCGCGGGCGCCCGCGGCCCCCGCGCCGTGCCGGAAGCGGCTGTTCGAGGTGGAGGTGTTCAGCCTGCGGCtggaggagctggagcggcTCTTCTGGCGCCCGCACCCGACGCCCCCGCCCGCCCAGAAGAAGCGCCGGAGGGTGGCCTGCCCGGAGCCCAAGAAGAAGAGGTAG
- the LOC117836012 gene encoding carotene epsilon-monooxygenase, chloroplastic isoform X1, with product MPATAFAPASASPPPWSPRPPPRQARARVRLPPPRSGSGSDGGGGDEPTTATPWVSPDWLTSLSRAVGRAGADDSGIPVASAKLDDVQDLLGGALFLPLFKWFREEGPVYRLAAGPRDFVIVSDPAVAKHVLRGYGSRYEKGLVAEVSEFLFGSGFATAEGALWTVRRRAVVPSLHKRFLSIMVEKVFCKCTERLIQKLEPYALSGEPVNMEARFSQLTLDVIGLSLFNYNFDSLTTDSPVIDAVYTALKEAELRSTDLLPYWKIDFLCKIIPRQIKAENAVKTIRNTVEELIMKCKEIVEAENEQIEGEEYVNEGDPSILRFLLASRDEVSSVQLRDDLLSMLVAGHETTGSVLTWTIYLLSKDLTALRRAQDEVDRVLQGRLPRYEDVKELKYLMRCINESMRLYPHPPVLLRRAIVDDVLPGNYKVKAGQDIMISVYNIHRSPEVWDRADEFIPERFDLEGPVPNESNTDFRFIPFSGGPRKCVGDQFALLEAIVALAIVLQKMDIQLVPDQKINMTTGATIHTTNGLYMNVSLRKVQQEAELALREDGR from the exons ATGCCCGCCACCGCCTTCGCCCCCGCCtccgcgtcgccgcctccgtggTCTCCGCGTCCGCCTCCTCGCCAggcccgcgcccgcgtccgtctgccgccgccgaggagcgggagcggcagcgatgggggcgggggcgacgAGCCCACGACGGCTACCCCGTGGGTGAGCCCGGACTGGCTCACGTCGCTCTCGCGCGCGgttggccgcgccggcgccgacgactcGGGGATCCCCGTCGCGTCCGCTAAGCTCGACGACGTGCAGgacctcctcggcggcgcgctCTTCCTGCCGCTCTTCAAATGGTTCCGCGAGGAAGGGCCCGTGTACCGCCTCGCCGCGGGGCCGCGAGACTTCGTCATCGTCAGCGACCCCGCCGTCGCCAAGCACGTGCTTCGCGGGTACGGGTCGCGCTACGAGAAGGGGCTCGTCGCCGAGGTCTCCGAATTCCTCTTTGGGTCCGGGTTCGCCACCGCGGAGGGCGCGCTATGGACC GTGAGACGCAGAGCTGTTGTGCCATCCCTGCACAAAAGATTTTTGTCCATCATGGTGGAAAAGGTATTTTGCAAATGTACCGAGAGATTAATACAGAAACTTGAGCCATATGCTTTGAGTGGGGAACCTGTCAATATGGAAGCGAGGTTTTCTCAGTTGACATTGGATGTGATTGGTTTGTCATTGTTCAACTACAATTTTGATTCCCTCACAACAGATAGTCCTGTCATCGATGCTGTTTATACTGCGCTCAAAGAAGCAGAGCTTCGTTCTACAGATCTTTTGCCATACTGGAAG ATTGATTTTCTGTGCAAAATAATTCCAAGACAGATAAAAGCAGAGAATGCAGTTAAGACCATAAGGAACACTGTTGAAGAGCTGATTATGAAATGTAAAGAAATAGTCGAGGCTGAAAATGAACAGATTGAGGGCGAGGAATATGTAAACGAGGGGGACCCTAGCATTCTACGCTTCCTACTTGCTAGCCGAGATGAG GTAAGCAGTGTGCAGTTACGTGACGATCTCTTATCGATGTTAGTTGCTGGTCATGAAACAACAGGCTCCGTACTGACATGGACAATCTATCTTCTAAGTAAG GATCTGACTGCACTAAGGAGAGCTCAAGATGAGGTTGATCGTGTTCTACAGGGTAGACTCCCCAGATATGAGGATGTAAAGGAGCTGAAGTACTTGATGCGCTGTATAAATGAGTCTATGCGGCTATATCCACACCCTCCT GTGCTGTTGCGGCGTGCAATAGTTGATGATGTGCTTCCTGGAAACTACAAGGTTAAGGCTGGTCAAGATATTATGATTTCTGTGTACAATATACACAGGTCCCCTGAG GTATGGGATAGAGCAGATGAGTTCATTCCAGAGAGATTTGATTTAGAGGGACCTGTTCCAAATGAGTCAAACACTGATTTCAG GTTTATCCCATTCAGTGGAGGTCCTCGGAAATGTGTTGGAGATCAATTTGCTCTCCTAGAAGCAATAGTGGCACTTGCTATTGTGTTGCAGAAGATGGATATTCAGCTTGTGCCAGATCAAAAGATTAACATGACCACTGGAGCTACAATCCATACAACAAAT GGACTGTATATGAATGTAAGCCTGCGTAAAGTTCAGCAAGAAGCTGAGTTAGCACTGAG GGAGGACGGGAGGTGA
- the LOC117837561 gene encoding uncharacterized protein isoform X1 translates to MRRDAPPPPTAHSASSSSLFGGGEQLFESGPSPLVFLPLLLIQGGGMDLSRVGEKLLSSVRSARSLGLIPPIPAAPPPRPEVPERAAAAAAAARAIAGLPPHERINLPANSEDLVSIYGSNPQGEPVEELEEVFYEEEFDPINYILQSIPEEGGDATYFDKQSTLRLAQLDKIAERLSHHVMGHHEEMVKGMQLVMELEQDLKVANVICMNGRRHITSSKNELSRDLVVNVKSKKKQALLDVLPILTELRHALDMQMELETFVEKDNYFQAFQLLPEYLQILENYSGLSAVQEMGRGIEAWLARTIQKLDTHLLGICQIFNEESYITVVDAYALMGDVSGMAEKMQSFFLQEVLSRTHYVLKEMLEEEVGNNTQKNRFTYSDLCVQVPEPKLRPCLLKTLESLFSLMCSYYAIMSFSPGDKNIESKGPHLADKNETSQNNDEALVDSGGGQSIAAVIQDGSAAERSDRASSSEVSNPDASTSGTDSPFYQLRTDATKLVAQTFQRGRRNLWQLATSRLSVLLSSSAVCSTSIYQFLKNYEDLAIFILAGEAFCGFEASEFRQKLKTVCLNYVVSFHRQNVYALKMVLEKESWTIMSAEASQIISLAGLTGDGAALCSPTSRSSKLPINSYHANSTTANPGKQKLGFASWLKIENPFSFRLENGSAESPKSNMIFDSSVSNNHGNGNNSSLDEENEDLLADFIDEDSQLPSRIPKAKIVKGNYSHWKDGDISSQTGSSLSLLRMMDKYARLMQKLEIVNVELFKGISQLFGIFYHYVYETFGHQDRSQSGRHLPDHQSSRLKAALSKITQDSDQWTKPHNVSYSPSSPLSMSSTFGQMDVMPTAPPSSMFTSYGLKERCAAAETVSLVARVLNRSKAHLHSVLSKNNTNAVEEFYRTLVDSVPDLTEHIHRMSARMLLHIDGYPDKIANAKWEVKELGIEHNGYVDLLLGEFKHYKTRLDHGGISKELQHLLMEYGIESIAEVLVEGLSRVKRCTDEGRALMSLDLQVLINGLQHIVSANVRPKLQTVDTFIKAYYLPETEYVHWARSHPEYSKSQVVGLVNLVATMKGWKRKTRLETVEKIEAAS, encoded by the exons ATGCGacgcgacgcgccgccgccacccaccgccCACTCAGCCTCCTCGTCATCcctcttcggcggcggcgagcagctgtTCGAGTCCGGGCCCAGCCCGCTCGTCTTCCTGCCCCTTCTCCTGATCCAGGGCGGCGGCATGGACCTCTCCCGCGTCGGCGAGAAGCTCCTCAGCTCCGTCCGCTCCGCTCGCTCCCTCGGCCTCATCCCCCCGATCCccgccgcgccccctccccgccCGGAG GTTCCAGAacgagctgcggcggcggcagctgctgcACGTGCGATCGCGGGGTTGCCACCGCATGAGAGGATCAACCTGCCGGCCAATTCGGAGGACTTGGTCTCCATCTACGGGAGTAACCCACAGGGGGAGCCCGTGGAGGAGCTCGAGGAGGTGTTTTATGAGGAG GAGTTCGATCCAATAAATTACATTCTGCAAAGTATTCCAGAAGAAGGCGGTGATGCCACCTATTTTGATAAGCAG TCTACATTGAGATTAGCGCAGCTTGACAAGATTGCAGAACGATTGTCACATCATGTTATGGGCCACCATGAAGAAATGG TGAAGGGGATGCAGTTAGTGATGGAACTAGAACAAGACTTAAAGGTTGCAAATGTAATATGCATG AATGGACGAAGGCATATAACCTCTTCGAAGAATGAGTTGTCGAGGGATCTGGTTGTCAATGTAAAATCAAAGAAGAAACAAGCTTTGCTG GATGTTCTTCCTATTCTTACAGAGCTTCGTCATGCACTAGACATGCAGATGGAACTTGAAACTTTTGTTGAGAAAGACAATTACTTTCAG GCGTTCCAATTATTGCCAGAATATTTGCAAATTTTGGAGAATTATTCAGGCCTTTCTGCTGTACAAGAAATGGGACGTGGGATCGAG GCATGGTTAGCTCGGACAATCCAAAAGTTGGACACCCATTTACTTGGTATTTGTCAGATTTTCAATGAAGAAAGCTATATAACT GTTGTTGATGCATATGCACTGATGGGTGATGTTAGTGGCATGGCTGAAAAGATGCAGAGTTTCTTCTTGCAGGAAGTACTCTCTCGGACACATTATGTCCTGAAAGAAATGTTGGAAGAG GAGGTTGGAAATAATACGCAGAAAAATAG GTTTACATATAGTGATCTTTGTGTTCAAGTTCCTGAGCCCAAACTTCGCCCCTGCTTGTTGAAAACCCTTGAGAGCTTATTTTCATTGATGTGCTCATATTATGCTATTATGAGCTTTTCCCCAGGAGATAAG AATATTGAGTCCAAGGGCCCGCATCTAGCAGACAAGAATGAGACATCTCAGAATAACGATGAAGCTTTAGTTGATTCAGGAGGGGGTCAGTCAATTGCAGCAGTCATTCAGGATGGTTCTGCAGCTGAAAGAAGTGACAGAGCATCATCATCCGAGGTCAGCAATCCTGATGCTAGTACATCAGGAACGGATTCTCCATTCTATCAGCTGAGGACAGATGCTACAAAACTTGTTGCGCAAACATTTCAAAGAGGACGAAGAAATCTTTGGCAGCTGGCAACAAGTCGCTTATCTGTTTTATTATCTAGTTCAGCTGTTTGTTCAACTAGCATATACCAATTCCTGAAGAACTATGAAGATCTTGCAATTTTCATTTTGGCGGGTGAAGCATTTTGTGGGTTTGAAGCTAGTGAGTTCCGCCAGAAGTTGAAGACTGTCTGTTTGAACTACGTAGTGTCCTTTCACCGGCAAAATGTATAT GCACTTAAGATGGTACTGGAAAAGGAATCTTGGACAATAATGTCTGCTGAAGCGTCGCAGATAATTAGTTTAGCTGGCCTAACTGGTGACGGTGCTGCACTGTGCTCTCCTACCAGTAGAAGTTCCAAGTTGCCAATAAATTCTTACCATGCGAATTCAACTACAGCCAATCCGGGAAAGCAAAAGCTCGGATTCGCTTCTTGGCTTAAGATCGAAAATCCATTTTCTTTTAGGCTAGAAAATGGCTCTGCCGAATCCCCAAAGTCCAATATGATTTTCGACTCATCAGTTAGCAATAATCATGGCAATGGGAATAATTCATCTCTCGATGAAGAGAATGAAGACCTTCTAGCGGATTTCATCGATGAAGATAGTCAGTTGCCTAGTAGGATACCAAAAGCAAAAATTGTAAAAGGCAATTATTCACATTGGAAAGATGGAGATATTTCATCGCAGACAGGCTCGTCACTTTCTCTGTTAAG GATGATGGACAAATACGCCAGGCTAATGCAAAAGCTGGAAATTGTCAATGTTGAGCTTTTTAAG GGTATCTCCCAACTGTTTGGCATCTTTTATCACTATGTATATGAGACATTTGGGCACCAAGACAGGAGTCAAAGCGGCAGGCATTTACCAGATCATCAATCAT CTCGGCTTAAAGCTGCTTTATCAAAAATAACACAAGACTCTGATCAGTGGACAAAACCACATAATGTTTCATATTCACCTTCATCCCCTTTGTCAATGAGTTCAACTTTTGGTCAAATGGATGTGATGCCTACTGCGCCTCCCAGTTCAATGTTCACTTCCTATGGGTTAAAG GAGAGATGTGCAGCTGCTGAAACAGTATCGTTGGTTGCTCGAGTTTTGAACAGATCTAAAGCCCATCTGCACTCAGTGTTGTCTAAAAATAACACTAATGCTGTTGAAGAGTTCTATAGAACACTG GTGGATTCTGTTCCAGATTTGACTGAGCACATTCACAGAATGAGTGCACGGATGCTTTTGCATATTGATGG GTATCCAGATAAGATTGCAAATGCTAAATGGGAGGTGAAGGAGCTTGGAATAGAGCACAATGG ATATGTTGATTTGTTATTGGGTGAGTTCAAACACTACAAAACAAGATTAGACCATGGAGGAATTTCTAAGGAG CTCCAACATCTGTTGATGGAGTACGGTATAGAGAGCATAGCAGAAGTCTTGGTGGAAGGTCTCTCTAGAGTGAAACGGTGCACTGATGAAGGGCGTGCATTGATGTCGCTTGACCTGCAG GTACTAATTAATGGGTTGCAGCACATTGTATCAGCAAATGTAAGGCCGAAGCTGCAAACTGTGGACACTTTCATAAAG GCCTACTATTTGCCGGAGACCGAGTACGTTCACTGGGCACGGTCTCATCCA GAATATAGCAAAAGTCAGGTCGTCGGGTTGGTTAACCTTGTGGCCACCATGAAAGGATGGAAACGGAAGACGAGACTAGAAACAGTTGAGAAGATTGAGGCGGCTTCGTAG